A window of the Lolium perenne isolate Kyuss_39 chromosome 7, Kyuss_2.0, whole genome shotgun sequence genome harbors these coding sequences:
- the LOC127318430 gene encoding uncharacterized protein produces MGSTSSMLTQYDIEEVQDHCSHAFSQQEIVSLYHRFCQLDRNGGGFVSADEFMTVPEFAVNPLSQRLLRMLDGLNFKEYVAFLSAFSPHTSLQQKIEFIFKVYDTDCNGKVAFDDILNILRDLTGSFMTEQQRQKVLTHVLEEAGYTKDSNFTLPDFVKVLGNSDLKMEVEVPID; encoded by the exons ATGGGGAGCACCTCATCGATGCTCACCCAGTACGACATCGAGGAGGTCCAGGACCACTGCAGCCACGCAT TCTCGCAGCAGGAGATCGTGTCGCTGTACCACCGCTTCTGCCAGCTCGACCGCAACGGCGGCGGCTTCGTCTCCGCCGACGAGTTTATGACCGTCCCCGAGTTCGCCGTCAACCCCCTTTCCCAG AGGCTCCTGAGGATGCTGGATGGACTAAACTTCAAGGAGTACGTCGCATTCTTATCGGCGTTCAGTCCCCACACGAGTCTGCAGCAAAAGATTGAAT TTATTTTCAAGGTCTACGACACTGACTGCAATGGGAAGGTTGCGTTTGATGACATCTTGAACATATTGCGAGATCTGACTGGTTCTTTTATGACGGAGCAACAGAGGCAG AAAGTCTTGACTCATGTTTTAGAAGAAGCTGGCTATACAAAAGATTCGAATTTCACTCTGCCAGACTTTGTGAAG